AATGACCACCGGCGGCGGCGCATGGGACAACGCTAAGAAATACATCGAAGACGGACACTTCGGCGGCAAAGGCGGCGATGCTCACAAAGCAGCCATCACAGGCGACACAGTGGGCGACCCCTACAAAGACACTGCAGGCCCTGCCATCAACCCGATGATCAAAGTCATCAATATTGTTTCACTGCTTGCGATTCCTTTCATAAGCAGCCTGTAAAAACCACAAAGGGAGCCGAAAGGCTCCCTTTTTTTATGCTCATTTTCTAATCTAAACCTCATTCAACAGTCATTCTGAGTGCAACGAAGAATCTCATTCGTTCAGAGACTCTGTCGAATAGATTGACAGGAGCTACCTCAAGCCTGATTCCTGAAACTCCATAAGTTTGGAAACCAGTTCGTCGGGATTTCCGGCTCCCTTCACCACCGCCAGAATGCCGCCTGAACCAAGAACAGCCACAGTGCCGTAGTTAATATATTTCCCGAACAGTCCTTTACCCGCAACGATAAGCTCAACGTCGGCAACATCAAGCTCCATAACGCTCTTTCTGAATATGCCTCTGACCAGAAAGAAACGCTTGTCAGTAAAGCCTATCTGAGTGTTTTTGACATACATGAAGGTGTAAAAGAACGGGTAGAGTCCGGCAAGAAAAACAAGAGCATAGATGCTTCTGTAAGTGAAGCTCATACCGGATGCGGAGATCCCTGCAGAAGCGAGCAAAATAAGAATGAAACCGAA
This genomic stretch from Seleniivibrio woodruffii harbors:
- a CDS encoding PH domain-containing protein; translation: MGYIEESINPDEKIIHIGRVSVFPLISLMMFGFILILLASAGISASGMSFTYRSIYALVFLAGLYPFFYTFMYVKNTQIGFTDKRFFLVRGIFRKSVMELDVADVELIVAGKGLFGKYINYGTVAVLGSGGILAVVKGAGNPDELVSKLMEFQESGLR